The proteins below are encoded in one region of Aeromonas jandaei:
- a CDS encoding Maf family protein → MPQNLILASTSRYRKALLEKLGLPFECAAPGVDERPLADESAQELVARLARAKAQAIANSRDHGLIIGSDQVCVCDGRILGKPGTIDNAIAQLMAAQGRSVTFYAGLCVLNAATKEIHELIEPFTVHFRDLDETAIRRYVEAELPLDCAGSFKCEGMGIVLFKRLEGRDPNTLIGLPLIGLIGLLECHGIALP, encoded by the coding sequence ATGCCACAGAATCTTATCCTCGCCTCAACTTCTCGCTATCGCAAAGCCCTGCTGGAGAAGCTCGGCCTCCCCTTTGAATGTGCGGCTCCCGGCGTAGACGAACGCCCGCTTGCAGATGAATCCGCTCAGGAGCTGGTGGCCAGACTTGCCCGGGCAAAGGCCCAAGCCATTGCAAATAGTCGTGATCACGGGCTGATCATCGGTTCTGATCAGGTGTGTGTCTGCGATGGCCGCATCCTCGGCAAGCCGGGCACCATAGACAATGCCATAGCGCAGCTGATGGCGGCCCAGGGGCGCAGCGTCACCTTTTACGCCGGCCTGTGCGTACTTAACGCTGCAACCAAGGAGATTCATGAGTTGATTGAACCGTTTACAGTTCACTTTCGCGATCTCGACGAAACCGCCATTCGCCGCTATGTAGAGGCTGAACTGCCCCTCGATTGTGCTGGCAGCTTCAAATGTGAAGGGATGGGGATCGTGCTGTTCAAGAGGCTGGAAGGACGTGATCCTAACACCTTGATCGGTCTGCCGCTGATCGGCCTGATCGGACTCCTGGAGTGCCACGGCATCGCCCTGCCCTGA
- a CDS encoding HAD-IA family hydrolase, producing MQDIRLAIFDWDGTLMDSVGRIVACVQGAARDCELAVPAPAQIRQIIGLSLDVAMSRLFPLCSDSGTAIDERQIATLIDRYRHHYLHDATPSPLFAGAGELLHDWRFRGLQLAVATGKSRRGLDRVLDETGLRPLFVTSRGADEARSKPDPLMLEQILDELGLSPRQAVMVGDSVHDMAMAEAIAMPRIGVTWGVGSRDALSRYEPVAVVDSMTALRALL from the coding sequence ATGCAGGATATCCGGCTCGCCATTTTCGATTGGGACGGTACCCTGATGGATTCGGTGGGCCGGATTGTTGCCTGTGTGCAGGGGGCCGCCAGAGATTGTGAGCTGGCGGTACCTGCACCAGCCCAGATCCGGCAGATCATCGGATTGAGCCTCGATGTTGCCATGTCCCGCCTGTTCCCTTTGTGTAGCGACAGTGGCACCGCCATTGATGAGCGCCAGATTGCCACACTCATCGATCGTTATCGTCATCACTATCTGCATGATGCTACCCCCAGCCCGCTGTTTGCCGGGGCAGGGGAGTTGCTGCATGACTGGCGGTTCCGAGGGCTGCAACTGGCCGTCGCTACCGGCAAATCGCGCCGTGGGCTGGATCGGGTATTGGATGAGACCGGGCTGCGCCCGTTGTTTGTGACCAGTCGTGGGGCCGATGAGGCTCGATCCAAGCCTGATCCGCTGATGCTTGAGCAGATCCTGGACGAACTGGGGCTTTCACCCCGGCAGGCCGTGATGGTCGGCGACTCTGTTCACGATATGGCGATGGCCGAGGCAATCGCCATGCCGCGCATTGGCGTCACCTGGGGTGTGGGTAGCCGCGATGCCCTCAGTCGTTACGAGCCAGTGGCAGTGGTTGACTCCATGACGGCTCTTCGCGCGCTGTTGTAA
- the rluC gene encoding 23S rRNA pseudouridine(955/2504/2580) synthase RluC yields MTQIHQQVQLLTIEAEHDGQRIDNFLKTQLKGVPKSLIYRILRKGEVRVNKKRIKPEYKLCAGDEVRVPPVRVAEKNELPSANLGVIQRLESQILFEDDAMIVLNKPSGMAVHGGSGLSFGVIEGLRALRPEARFLELVHRLDRDTSGVLLVAKKRSALRSLHEQLRVKTMRKQYLALVRGKWQAHVKVVNAPLRKNDLQSGERVVRVSADGKPSETRFRIVRQFAEATLVECSPITGRTHQIRVHTLHAGHPIACDDKYGEAAFDEKMRSQGLKRLFLHAWKLSFTHPADGREMQVEAPLAPELDNFLNGLPR; encoded by the coding sequence ATGACACAGATACATCAACAAGTGCAGCTGCTCACCATCGAAGCTGAGCATGACGGGCAGCGCATCGACAATTTTCTCAAGACTCAGCTAAAGGGCGTCCCCAAGAGCCTGATCTATCGCATCCTTCGCAAAGGTGAAGTGCGAGTAAACAAAAAGCGCATCAAACCGGAGTACAAACTCTGCGCAGGTGACGAGGTGCGGGTTCCTCCCGTACGCGTTGCCGAGAAGAATGAGCTGCCTTCAGCAAATCTGGGCGTTATACAGCGTCTGGAGAGTCAGATCCTGTTCGAAGACGATGCCATGATCGTGCTGAACAAGCCCTCCGGCATGGCCGTACATGGCGGCAGCGGCCTGAGCTTTGGCGTGATTGAAGGGCTGCGCGCCCTGCGTCCGGAAGCCCGTTTCCTCGAACTGGTTCACCGTCTCGATCGCGATACCTCAGGCGTACTGCTGGTTGCTAAAAAACGCAGCGCCCTGCGCAGCCTGCATGAGCAGTTGCGCGTCAAGACCATGCGCAAGCAGTATCTGGCGCTGGTGCGCGGCAAATGGCAGGCTCACGTCAAGGTTGTCAACGCACCGCTACGCAAGAACGATCTGCAATCCGGTGAGCGGGTGGTGCGGGTCAGCGCCGATGGCAAGCCATCGGAAACCCGGTTCCGTATCGTGCGTCAATTTGCCGAAGCGACCCTGGTCGAGTGCAGCCCCATCACAGGTCGTACTCACCAGATCCGCGTGCACACCCTGCATGCCGGCCATCCGATCGCCTGTGATGATAAGTACGGTGAAGCGGCGTTTGACGAGAAAATGCGCAGCCAAGGGCTGAAACGGCTCTTTTTGCATGCCTGGAAGCTCAGCTTCACCCATCCGGCCGATGGTCGCGAGATGCAGGTAGAAGCGCCGCTGGCACCTGAACTCGACAACTTCCTCAACGGCTTGCCACGCTGA
- the rne gene encoding ribonuclease E — protein MKRMLINATQEEELRVALVDGQQLYDLDIESPGHEQKKANIYKGKITRVEPSLEAAFVDYGAERHGFLPLKEIARNYFPSGYSYQGRPNIKEVVREGQEVIVQIDKEERGTKGAALTTFISLAGSYLVLMPNNPRAGGISRRIEGDERTELKEALSGLTVPEGMGLIVRTAGVGKSPEELEWDLNVLLNHWDSIHKASQERAAPVLIHQESNVIVRAIRDYLRRDVGEILIDNPVIFERAKAHIELVRPDFLNRVKLYKGEVALFNHFQIESQIESAFQREVRLPSGGSIVIDPTEALTSIDINSSRATKGGDIEETALQTNLEAADEIARQLRLRDLGGLIVIDFIDMTPVRHQREVENRLREAVHQDRARIQLGRISRFGLLEMSRQRLRPSLNESSSHICPRCQGQGVIRDNESLALSILRLIEEEAMKDNTEQVHGQVPVDVAAYLLNEKRAAIASLEQRNDVRVYIIPNQHLETPHYEVTRIRQNEIPEAASYELKTEIAKPVYQPKQAQVIEREQPLLQGFAQPTQPAPVAAQQQTAPAVAAVPAEAGFFSKLIKGITGLFSSDAAPAEVKAPAEKPAAREARKEEGQRHQREEGRGRGQRPRRDDNRGNRNNAEAGEKRENGNREGGENRNRRPRKEREPRQEREVRTEQRMEREPREARQEREPRAPRPAREPRAPREPRAEVVVDAVETVDAIEPRQEKEQKVAERRERRQLRKQIRVDVAASDTPALPVVEEVQVAAVETGDQDEQAEGQRRSRRTPRSQRIEGQRRKRINEEARSQRDEEQQAEPTLTTAAQADIAKAQVEEPVVPVVTIPSAEAVAAALQASAALTEHVVVEAVAEESAEQVHAVQTEVAATSVVDTVEVEAPVVAVVEATQVEIAQAEQPAEVVAEAPVAAVEAVEVTEAVTTAPVAEEPVNVVAEETPVAVTKQVKHGAGLLARARKASAPMATPAAAPALPAREPVDYPPLVRGEVVSSGRHGGSTAAVNVASCPAGRP, from the coding sequence ATGAAAAGAATGCTTATCAACGCGACTCAAGAAGAAGAGTTGCGCGTAGCGCTGGTTGACGGACAACAGCTCTACGATTTGGATATTGAAAGTCCGGGACACGAGCAGAAGAAAGCGAACATTTACAAGGGTAAGATCACCCGCGTAGAACCCAGCCTTGAAGCTGCTTTTGTCGACTACGGCGCCGAGCGCCACGGTTTCCTGCCGTTGAAGGAGATCGCCCGCAATTACTTCCCCTCCGGTTACTCCTATCAGGGTCGTCCCAACATCAAAGAAGTGGTCCGCGAAGGTCAGGAAGTTATCGTCCAGATCGACAAGGAAGAGCGTGGCACCAAGGGTGCAGCCCTCACCACCTTTATCAGCCTGGCAGGTAGCTACCTGGTACTGATGCCCAACAACCCCCGTGCAGGTGGTATCTCCCGCCGCATTGAGGGTGATGAGCGGACCGAACTGAAAGAAGCCCTGAGCGGATTGACCGTGCCGGAAGGCATGGGTCTGATCGTGCGTACCGCCGGTGTGGGCAAGTCGCCAGAAGAGCTGGAGTGGGATCTGAACGTCCTGCTCAACCACTGGGACTCTATCCACAAGGCCTCTCAGGAGCGCGCTGCGCCGGTGCTGATCCACCAGGAAAGCAACGTCATCGTGCGTGCCATCCGTGACTATCTGCGTCGCGATGTGGGCGAGATCCTGATCGACAATCCGGTGATTTTCGAACGTGCCAAGGCCCATATCGAGCTGGTACGTCCCGATTTCCTCAACCGTGTGAAGCTGTACAAGGGTGAAGTTGCCCTGTTCAACCACTTCCAGATTGAGAGCCAGATTGAATCAGCCTTCCAGCGTGAAGTGCGCCTCCCCTCCGGCGGCAGCATCGTTATCGATCCGACCGAAGCCCTGACCTCCATCGATATCAACTCCTCCCGCGCCACCAAGGGCGGCGATATCGAAGAGACGGCGCTGCAAACCAACCTTGAAGCGGCCGACGAAATTGCCCGTCAATTGCGTCTTCGCGACCTGGGTGGCCTGATCGTAATCGACTTCATCGACATGACCCCGGTTCGCCATCAGCGCGAAGTGGAAAACCGTCTGCGTGAAGCGGTTCATCAGGATCGTGCCCGCATCCAGCTGGGCCGGATCTCCCGTTTCGGTCTGCTGGAGATGTCTCGCCAGCGTCTGCGCCCCTCCCTCAACGAGTCCAGCAGCCATATCTGCCCCCGTTGCCAGGGCCAAGGCGTGATCCGTGACAACGAATCCCTCGCCCTGTCCATCCTGCGTCTCATCGAAGAAGAGGCCATGAAGGACAACACCGAGCAGGTTCACGGTCAGGTGCCGGTGGATGTTGCAGCCTATCTGCTTAACGAGAAGCGTGCTGCCATCGCTAGTCTGGAACAGCGAAATGATGTGCGTGTTTACATCATTCCGAACCAGCATCTGGAAACCCCGCACTACGAAGTGACCCGCATTCGTCAGAACGAGATCCCGGAAGCGGCCAGCTATGAGCTGAAAACCGAGATTGCCAAGCCGGTCTACCAGCCGAAGCAAGCTCAGGTGATCGAGCGTGAACAACCGCTGCTGCAAGGATTTGCCCAGCCGACTCAACCCGCGCCGGTTGCAGCTCAGCAGCAGACAGCCCCGGCCGTTGCCGCTGTACCTGCCGAAGCAGGTTTCTTCAGCAAGCTGATCAAAGGCATTACCGGCCTGTTCAGCAGCGATGCAGCCCCTGCCGAAGTTAAAGCGCCCGCCGAGAAACCGGCTGCTCGCGAAGCACGCAAGGAAGAGGGTCAGCGTCATCAGCGCGAAGAAGGTCGTGGCCGTGGTCAGCGTCCTCGTCGTGACGACAACCGTGGCAACCGCAACAATGCGGAAGCTGGCGAGAAACGTGAAAATGGCAATCGCGAAGGTGGTGAAAACCGCAATCGTCGTCCTCGTAAAGAGCGCGAGCCCCGTCAAGAGCGTGAAGTTCGTACTGAACAGCGGATGGAACGTGAACCACGCGAAGCGCGTCAAGAACGTGAGCCCCGTGCTCCACGCCCTGCTCGTGAGCCACGCGCTCCCCGTGAGCCTCGTGCCGAGGTTGTCGTTGACGCGGTGGAAACCGTTGATGCCATCGAACCACGTCAGGAAAAAGAGCAGAAAGTGGCTGAGCGCCGCGAACGTCGCCAGCTGCGCAAGCAGATCCGCGTTGATGTTGCTGCGAGCGACACCCCTGCCCTGCCTGTCGTAGAAGAGGTTCAGGTTGCAGCTGTTGAGACTGGCGACCAGGATGAGCAGGCCGAAGGTCAGCGCCGTTCCCGCCGTACTCCGCGCAGCCAGCGTATCGAAGGCCAACGTCGCAAGCGCATTAATGAAGAAGCTCGTAGCCAGCGTGATGAAGAGCAACAAGCCGAGCCTACTCTGACTACCGCCGCCCAGGCCGATATCGCCAAAGCGCAGGTTGAAGAGCCGGTAGTGCCTGTTGTCACCATCCCGAGCGCTGAAGCTGTCGCGGCAGCCCTGCAAGCTTCTGCTGCACTGACCGAACACGTGGTTGTCGAAGCTGTTGCTGAGGAGTCTGCTGAACAGGTTCATGCAGTACAGACCGAAGTGGCCGCAACATCTGTTGTTGACACTGTTGAAGTAGAGGCCCCTGTAGTCGCAGTAGTTGAAGCAACTCAGGTTGAGATTGCACAAGCTGAACAGCCGGCTGAAGTTGTCGCCGAAGCTCCGGTAGCCGCTGTTGAAGCAGTTGAGGTCACCGAAGCTGTAACTACTGCTCCTGTTGCTGAAGAGCCGGTAAACGTTGTAGCTGAAGAGACTCCCGTAGCCGTAACCAAACAGGTTAAGCACGGTGCCGGTCTGTTGGCCCGAGCTCGCAAGGCATCTGCGCCAATGGCGACCCCTGCCGCAGCTCCTGCCCTGCCAGCTCGTGAACCGGTGGACTATCCGCCTCTGGTTCGTGGCGAAGTGGTTAGCTCTGGCCGTCACGGTGGTAGCACCGCAGCTGTCAATGTGGCTTCTTGCCCGGCAGGTCGTCCTTAA
- a CDS encoding inorganic phosphate transporter: MFEMFSGLGLWWSIGLVLAVFFVLAYEFINGFHDTANAVATVIYTKAMPAHLAVVASGIFNFFGVMFGGLGVAYAIVHLLPIDLLLGMDSTQGLIMVFSLLFSAIVWNLGTWFFGIPASSSHTLIGSILGVGGAYAWISHKPVTEGINVSKAIDIMLSLIISPTIGFIVAALLLLVMKRIWTSNKIHKTPEERQLVDGKKHPPFWARLTLVASAMGVSFVHGSNDGQKGIGLVMLVLICMAPAYFALDMNSRSYDLDRTQDANQRIMEIYKRNQDAVSGVINFNSASAVQEELMTHCSADSVLQAMNTLDARLGAVRTYEEMSLTDRREVRRLLLCIDDTARKVSKLSLPAKELTDLAKWRKDLTATAEYAPTWVIVSIAMALGCGTMVGWRRIVHTVGEKIGSTGMTYSQGIAAQITAASSIGIASLTGMPVSTTHILSSAVAGTMVANKSGLQSQTIKTILMAWVLTLPLTMLLSGGLFIISHHLFA, from the coding sequence ATGTTTGAAATGTTTAGTGGTTTGGGTTTGTGGTGGTCAATCGGTTTGGTATTGGCCGTTTTTTTTGTGCTTGCCTATGAATTTATCAATGGCTTTCACGATACCGCCAACGCGGTAGCAACGGTTATCTACACCAAAGCGATGCCCGCTCACCTGGCGGTTGTGGCATCAGGGATCTTCAACTTTTTCGGCGTCATGTTTGGCGGTCTGGGTGTGGCTTATGCCATCGTCCATCTGCTGCCCATCGACCTGCTGCTTGGGATGGACTCCACCCAAGGGTTGATCATGGTCTTCTCGCTGCTCTTTTCCGCTATCGTGTGGAATCTGGGTACCTGGTTTTTCGGGATCCCGGCCTCCAGCTCACATACCTTGATCGGCTCCATTCTGGGGGTAGGCGGTGCCTATGCCTGGATCAGTCACAAGCCGGTGACCGAGGGGATCAACGTGAGCAAGGCGATCGACATCATGCTCTCCCTGATCATCTCTCCCACCATCGGTTTCATCGTGGCAGCGCTGCTGCTGCTGGTTATGAAACGCATCTGGACCAGTAACAAGATCCACAAGACCCCGGAAGAGCGTCAACTTGTTGATGGCAAGAAGCACCCGCCATTCTGGGCTCGCCTCACGCTGGTTGCTTCTGCGATGGGGGTGAGCTTTGTGCACGGCTCCAACGATGGCCAGAAGGGCATCGGTCTGGTTATGCTGGTACTGATCTGCATGGCGCCAGCCTACTTCGCGCTGGACATGAATAGCCGCTCTTACGATCTGGACCGCACCCAGGATGCCAACCAGCGCATCATGGAAATCTACAAGCGCAATCAGGATGCGGTAAGTGGTGTTATCAACTTCAACTCAGCTTCTGCTGTGCAAGAAGAGCTGATGACTCACTGTTCAGCAGACAGCGTGCTGCAGGCAATGAACACTCTGGACGCCCGTCTTGGTGCTGTTCGTACCTATGAAGAGATGAGCCTGACCGATCGCCGTGAAGTGCGTCGTCTGCTGCTCTGTATCGATGACACCGCACGCAAGGTTTCCAAACTCTCTCTGCCGGCCAAGGAGCTGACCGATCTGGCCAAATGGCGCAAGGATCTGACTGCGACTGCCGAATACGCTCCGACCTGGGTGATCGTCTCCATTGCGATGGCGCTGGGTTGCGGCACCATGGTGGGCTGGCGTCGTATCGTGCACACCGTTGGTGAGAAGATCGGTTCTACCGGTATGACCTATAGCCAGGGCATTGCTGCCCAAATCACGGCGGCCAGCTCCATCGGTATTGCCAGTCTGACCGGTATGCCGGTATCGACCACCCACATTCTCTCCTCTGCGGTGGCGGGTACCATGGTGGCCAACAAGTCAGGCCTGCAAAGCCAGACCATCAAGACCATCCTGATGGCCTGGGTGCTGACCCTGCCGCTGACCATGCTGCTCTCTGGTGGCCTGTTTATCATCAGCCACCATCTGTTCGCATAA
- the dcd gene encoding dCTP deaminase gives MRLCDTDIERHLDEGKIVIEPRPGVERISGVSVDVLLGNEFRVFRDHTAPYIDLSGPSSEMADAIDRVMSDEIHIPDGEAFYLHPGQLALAVTYESVTLPADIVGWLDGRSSLARLGLMVHVTAHRIDPGWSGRIVLEFYNGGKLPLALRPKMKIGALNFEMLSGTAARPYNKRENAKYKSQQGAVASRINQD, from the coding sequence ATGCGTCTGTGTGATACCGATATCGAACGCCATCTGGATGAGGGCAAGATCGTCATTGAGCCACGGCCCGGTGTAGAACGGATCAGTGGCGTCAGCGTCGATGTGCTGCTGGGTAACGAGTTTCGGGTGTTTCGCGATCATACCGCTCCCTATATCGATCTGAGCGGCCCGAGCAGCGAGATGGCCGATGCCATCGATCGGGTGATGAGCGATGAGATCCATATCCCGGATGGCGAAGCCTTCTATTTGCACCCGGGTCAGCTGGCGTTGGCCGTGACCTATGAATCAGTCACTCTGCCGGCAGATATCGTCGGCTGGCTCGATGGCCGCTCTTCGCTGGCCCGTCTCGGTCTGATGGTACATGTCACGGCACACCGTATCGATCCGGGCTGGTCTGGCCGTATCGTGCTGGAGTTCTACAATGGCGGCAAATTGCCGCTGGCGTTGCGTCCCAAGATGAAGATCGGCGCGTTGAACTTCGAGATGCTCTCAGGCACCGCAGCCCGTCCGTACAACAAGCGGGAAAATGCCAAGTACAAGAGTCAGCAGGGTGCTGTCGCCAGCCGTATCAACCAGGATTGA
- the udk gene encoding uridine kinase, with amino-acid sequence MSDTQHSCVIIGIAGASASGKSLIAQTIYEELVAELGAGQIGVITEDCYYRDQTHLTMEERVKTNYDHPNALDHDLLVQHLSQLLKGDAVDIPQYSYTEHTRMSEVTPFAPRRVIILEGILLLTDSRLRDLMDASIFMDTPLDICLLRRLVRDVQERGRTMDSVLKQYQKTVRPMFLQFIEPSKQYADVIVPRGGKNRIAIDMLKARIRHMLIG; translated from the coding sequence ATGTCTGATACTCAACATTCGTGTGTGATCATCGGTATTGCCGGCGCGTCCGCGTCTGGCAAAAGTCTTATAGCCCAGACCATTTATGAAGAGCTGGTGGCAGAACTGGGTGCAGGTCAGATTGGTGTGATCACCGAAGATTGCTACTACCGTGATCAGACCCACCTGACCATGGAAGAGCGGGTAAAAACCAACTATGACCACCCCAATGCGCTGGATCACGACCTGCTGGTTCAGCACCTGAGTCAATTGCTGAAAGGGGATGCGGTAGACATTCCCCAGTACTCCTACACCGAGCACACCCGGATGAGCGAGGTGACTCCGTTCGCCCCGCGCCGTGTCATCATTCTGGAAGGTATTCTGCTGTTGACCGACAGCCGTCTGCGCGACCTGATGGATGCCTCTATCTTTATGGATACCCCGCTGGACATCTGTCTGTTGCGCCGACTGGTGCGTGACGTGCAGGAGCGTGGCCGAACCATGGACTCCGTGCTCAAGCAGTATCAAAAGACCGTACGCCCCATGTTCCTGCAGTTCATCGAGCCTTCCAAGCAGTATGCCGATGTGATTGTGCCCCGTGGTGGCAAGAACCGTATCGCGATCGACATGCTCAAGGCGCGTATTCGCCACATGTTGATTGGTTAA
- the apbC gene encoding iron-sulfur cluster carrier protein ApbC → MVIDSVKQILAEFKPAGWSKDLVGAGFVRDVISKDQSLSIRLVLPFAALSLLDTLKEEFDARLRAATGASCIDWALEIDVASMPRAQGLNAVQGIRNIIVVASGKGGVGKSTTAVNLALALKKEGARVAILDADIYGPSIPTMMGTLKERPVSHDGKLMEPVMACGLKSNSIGYLVSEQDATIWRGPMASKALAQILHETRWGEVDYLVVDMPPGTGDIQLTMAQQVPTSAAVIVTTPQDVALADARKGIAMFHKVNVPVLGIIENMSYHVCSACGHHEPLFGTGGGQKMAEQYQVALLGQLPLHIDIRQHMDDGCPTVFSSPEGSLAQAYLKLARRVGAELFFSAKPIATPLYTVALDE, encoded by the coding sequence ATGGTGATTGATTCAGTAAAACAGATCCTCGCCGAATTTAAGCCGGCAGGCTGGAGCAAGGATCTGGTCGGTGCCGGATTTGTGCGCGACGTCATCAGCAAGGATCAAAGTCTCTCTATCCGCCTGGTGCTGCCCTTTGCCGCGCTGTCGCTGCTCGATACCCTCAAGGAGGAGTTCGACGCCAGATTGCGCGCAGCCACCGGCGCCTCCTGCATCGATTGGGCATTGGAGATCGATGTGGCCAGCATGCCGCGGGCGCAGGGGCTCAACGCAGTGCAGGGGATCCGCAACATCATCGTGGTTGCTTCCGGCAAGGGCGGGGTGGGTAAGTCCACCACCGCGGTCAACCTGGCGCTGGCCCTGAAAAAGGAGGGGGCGCGGGTCGCCATTCTCGATGCCGATATCTATGGCCCCTCCATCCCTACCATGATGGGCACCCTCAAGGAGCGCCCGGTCAGTCATGACGGCAAGTTGATGGAGCCGGTGATGGCCTGTGGCCTCAAGAGCAACAGCATCGGCTATCTGGTCTCCGAGCAGGATGCCACCATCTGGCGCGGCCCGATGGCGAGCAAGGCGCTGGCGCAGATCCTCCATGAGACCCGCTGGGGCGAGGTGGATTATCTGGTGGTCGACATGCCGCCGGGCACTGGCGATATCCAGCTCACCATGGCCCAGCAGGTACCCACCTCGGCGGCGGTGATCGTCACCACCCCGCAGGATGTGGCGCTGGCCGATGCCCGCAAGGGGATCGCCATGTTCCACAAGGTCAATGTGCCGGTGCTCGGCATCATCGAGAACATGAGCTACCACGTCTGCAGCGCCTGTGGCCACCATGAGCCGCTATTCGGTACCGGTGGCGGCCAGAAGATGGCTGAGCAGTATCAAGTGGCGCTGCTTGGTCAGCTGCCGCTGCACATCGACATCCGCCAGCACATGGATGATGGCTGTCCGACCGTCTTCAGTTCGCCGGAAGGAAGCCTGGCTCAGGCTTATTTGAAGCTGGCGCGCAGGGTGGGAGCTGAACTCTTTTTCAGCGCAAAACCGATTGCGACCCCGCTTTATACTGTCGCGCTGGATGAATAA